One stretch of Bacillota bacterium DNA includes these proteins:
- a CDS encoding M23 family metallopeptidase, which produces MIIKVDVPRYSRLRRLRQRLASFLKRGSGRLWRHVPRRAPAILLLAAIFCASALAAFWWNSHTLTLFPSGTQDGEELEEVKAPEESEAEEAPAARTEPEPALPAPEPEQAAPLPVQAEEVRMVAPVAAEVSMGYGWNYSLTHEDWRFHPGLDYAVPEGSPVRAAAGGLVARVSEDRQWGGQVVLSHDEGLETRYMGLGLARVEEGQEVKAGQVLGEVGAPGLAEVGQGPHLHFEVRVQGEPRDPQTLFR; this is translated from the coding sequence GTGATCATTAAAGTGGATGTCCCGCGGTATTCACGTTTGAGGAGACTGAGACAACGCCTAGCCTCCTTTCTGAAGAGAGGCAGCGGCAGGCTCTGGCGCCACGTGCCTCGCCGGGCGCCTGCGATCCTGCTCCTGGCGGCCATATTCTGTGCATCGGCCCTGGCTGCCTTCTGGTGGAACAGCCACACCTTGACCCTGTTTCCCTCAGGGACCCAAGATGGTGAGGAACTGGAGGAGGTCAAGGCTCCCGAGGAGTCCGAAGCTGAGGAGGCTCCCGCGGCTAGAACCGAACCCGAACCTGCTCTCCCAGCACCCGAACCTGAACAGGCGGCGCCACTTCCGGTGCAGGCTGAAGAGGTCCGCATGGTGGCGCCTGTCGCGGCGGAGGTTTCCATGGGCTACGGCTGGAACTACTCCCTGACCCATGAAGACTGGAGGTTTCACCCAGGTCTGGACTACGCGGTACCGGAAGGGAGCCCTGTGCGGGCGGCAGCCGGTGGCCTAGTGGCCCGAGTGTCGGAGGATCGTCAATGGGGGGGGCAGGTTGTGCTCAGCCATGACGAGGGACTGGAGACACGGTACATGGGACTGGGTCTAGCCAGGGTGGAGGAGGGCCAGGAGGTCAAGGCTGGCCAGGTACTGGGAGAAGTAGGTGCTCCCGGCCTTGCTGAGGTAGGCCAAGGCCCTCACCTTCACTTTGAGGTGCG